GTTGTTGTTTGTTTTGGATGATTCTTTTAATTCATTGTTTTCTGAATTCTGATTTAGACTAACCTCATCTAACCTATCCTTACCTAACCTATCCTTACCTAACCTAACCTTACCTATGCCGTCCTTTGGTTGTCCTTTGGTTGTCCATTGGTTGTCCTCGATGTTTTTTACATCTGAACGTTGCTTTCTAACCTTAATTTCTATGTCTGGTAGCATTTGTATAAGTAAATCTTTATAAATAGTATCAACTTTTCTATCTGCTCTTATCTTATTGTGTTCAGTCCAATCAGTAATGAAAGAAACTAGATCCTCATTAAGTACAACTATAAAATCTTTAGCAGCTAGAACTCTTAAATCATCTTCTGTAGCACCAGTTATTCTTAGTACCGTAAAAGCTTCTACAACACCATCATCATCTGCTTCTAAACCTAAATGAAAATATAAGTTTTGTGTGCTTGAGGGCATCCTTAGAAAACGAGCGCTTTTTGTTATTTTTTTACTAAACATCCTTCTTTGTGCCACTTTTAATCACCTCTATTAATTTTTAAAGATTTTTTTCTCGGTTATGAAGGAGGTAGCAATTCGTTACCCCCTTTACATATTTGTTTGACCTGAGGGGGCGATACACCGCATTAGGTCGTTTAGTAGCACATACCCTTAATGAGATTGTGCTTACTATTTATCAGATATACTTCACTGTTTTTCATTAACAAGTATCAGTATTCTAATTAATTAGTCGAACTCGGCTTAACTAATGTATCAATAAGCTGTTCTCTTAATTTCTCTGCTTTAATTATATTTTTTCTTAACATATGATGAATATTTGCCATGTGATCACTTGTTCTATTAAATTCATGTGCAAGCCACATAGGGGCATTTTCTTTTTGCATAGTGGTTTTCACCAGGTCCTCGTGATTCTCATCTAAAATAAATACCAATGTATCTATAAACCCATCTACCACATTCAATTCCTCAGCTATATCTTTTGCGTTTTTGATTTTCATTTCGTTTGTCATTTTAATTTCTCCCATTCATATATATTTTTTTGTTTTTTGTGCTTTTTTTGTGCTAAAATTGAAGTAGATATTTTTCTAAAGAATTTTTGCCCTTAGCTAACAATTCCTGTTGTTGCTAGGGCTTTTTTTGCGTTTTCCATGCTTATTCCTCCAAACTCTGATAAATCTTCTTTCCTATCCATTTAGTTAACAGAACGGATATCCCACCTGCTAGATAGATTAGTGTATACTCCATGTTCGTCACCTCCTTCTTTATATACATCTCGTTAAAATTAACGGTATGTTTTTCTTTACCCTTAATCCTTGGCGTGGATTTTTAGTTTTTTTGTGTATCAAGAAAATCTGCAACATCTTTCAAATCGAACATTATTTCTTTTCCTTTTGTAAAACTCTTTAACCCTTTCATTTTCCATTCTCTTATTACATCTACCCCACATTTAAAGTACTCGCATAACTGCTGCTGATTTAGATATCTTGTATTAAGAGTTACATTCTTAGTAGCTTCTTCTACCGCATACCTTGATAAGGTCAAAAAATCGTTATATACGGCCTTTTCTATGTCTGGTGGTAAATACACCGTTAAGCGTGGTGAAATGTCTAGCTCCTTTGTTTTTTCCATGTTTACACCTCATTTCCTCTTTATGTTTCTTATCCATTTAGACTCACCATTTTTAAAATGTTTTTTT
The Jeotgalibaca sp. MA1X17-3 genome window above contains:
- a CDS encoding DnaD domain-containing protein, with amino-acid sequence MAQRRMFSKKITKSARFLRMPSSTQNLYFHLGLEADDDGVVEAFTVLRITGATEDDLRVLAAKDFIVVLNEDLVSFITDWTEHNKIRADRKVDTIYKDLLIQMLPDIEIKVRKQRSDVKNIEDNQWTTKGQPKDGIGKVRLGKDRLGKDRLDEVSLNQNSENNELKESSKTNNNDNKPNPLSFYENNGFGTLSPIVRDKIEAISKDFIQEGSSEQEADELIIKALELSAINNVRKWSYAEKVLINWNNKGHKTVKDVDAAEKNYQSRKGNNSYNQLNKTTPEEDEETKEFVRRSKERLAKEVAKYKPEDFDDFF
- a CDS encoding helix-turn-helix domain-containing protein, coding for MEKTKELDISPRLTVYLPPDIEKAVYNDFLTLSRYAVEEATKNVTLNTRYLNQQQLCEYFKCGVDVIREWKMKGLKSFTKGKEIMFDLKDVADFLDTQKN